The Rhizobium etli 8C-3 genome has a segment encoding these proteins:
- a CDS encoding molybdopterin-dependent oxidoreductase produces MNQIAEAKIAADAFAVNFTLDGEAVAAHVHPARRLCETLREEFGCKDVKVGCNAGDCGACTILLDGEPVCSCTTASAQANGRAVETLRGLVDTDAVAKGLAEAFQRHGAAQCGICTPGVIVTATALLRSRTPLDETVVQDALGGVLCRCTGYRKIIDAILDAGGALEKPKTLTEGGVGAAIARIDGLAKVTGREAFGDDVAPDDALALRVIRSPYAHAAFAFGDLKAWRAAHPGVELVLTAKDIPGKNCFGVIPPFADQPVFAESVARFRGEAVAAVVGEANAIAALDLDRFPIAWEERKPAMTVAEALLPDAAVLHGNRAGNVMCGGFVQRGDVEAGFAAADIVVEGDFSTGFVEHAYIEPEAGYAMRTGNRLEIYGCTQAPFMDRDSMAEIMGLSPEDVRVVPSACGGGFGSKLDLSIQPYIGLAAWLTNRPARMAYSRTESMQSTTKRHPSEITIRIGATQDGKITALEFNGDFNTGAYASWGPTVANRVPVHASGPYFIENYRARSRAIHTHCPPSGAFRGFGVPQAAVAQESMLDELALKLGMDRLELRQLNALDNGQPTVTGQIFDKGVGISACLEALRPAWDRACAQAKALNAEAARSGSPLRWGTGIASGWYGCGNTSLPNPSIIKAGIRADGTVVLHQGATDIGQGSNTVIAQIFATALGVPVSACRLVGPDTDLTPDAGKTSASRQTYVSGNAARLCGEALRKQILRLGNVSDDAEIKIGDGVVRLVDGEVRRTVHLGEALPANTDGYVLMAEESYDPPTRPLDENGQGHPYAVFGYAAQLVELSVDMALGTVKLRKFTAAHDVGKAINPLLIEGQIQGGIAQGVGFALMEEFVPGRTENLHDYLIPTFGDIPPVETLIVEVEDGHGPYGAKGLGEHVLIPTAPAILNAIRDAAGVRLHHLPATPAKVMAAIRAVMMKN; encoded by the coding sequence ATGAACCAGATCGCTGAAGCCAAGATCGCAGCGGATGCCTTTGCCGTTAATTTCACCCTCGACGGCGAAGCTGTCGCTGCCCATGTGCATCCCGCGCGCCGGCTTTGCGAAACGCTGCGCGAGGAATTCGGCTGCAAGGACGTCAAGGTCGGCTGCAACGCCGGCGACTGCGGCGCCTGCACCATACTCCTCGACGGCGAGCCCGTCTGCTCATGCACCACAGCATCAGCGCAGGCCAATGGCCGCGCGGTCGAGACGCTGCGCGGGCTTGTGGACACCGACGCGGTTGCAAAAGGTCTCGCCGAAGCCTTCCAGCGGCACGGCGCCGCCCAGTGCGGCATCTGCACGCCGGGCGTGATCGTTACGGCAACCGCGCTGCTGCGTTCCCGTACGCCGCTGGACGAGACCGTCGTTCAAGATGCGCTTGGCGGCGTGCTGTGCCGATGCACAGGTTACCGCAAGATCATCGACGCGATCCTCGATGCCGGCGGCGCGCTCGAAAAACCCAAGACGCTAACCGAGGGCGGCGTCGGCGCGGCCATTGCCCGCATCGACGGGCTTGCAAAGGTCACGGGTCGCGAGGCCTTCGGCGATGACGTTGCGCCCGATGATGCGCTGGCACTTCGCGTCATCCGCTCGCCTTATGCGCATGCGGCTTTCGCCTTCGGCGATCTTAAGGCCTGGCGCGCGGCCCATCCCGGCGTCGAGCTGGTGCTGACGGCCAAGGACATTCCCGGCAAGAACTGCTTCGGCGTCATCCCGCCCTTTGCCGACCAGCCAGTCTTTGCCGAGAGTGTCGCGCGCTTCCGGGGCGAGGCGGTCGCGGCCGTCGTCGGTGAGGCGAATGCGATTGCCGCACTCGACCTCGATCGTTTCCCGATTGCCTGGGAAGAGCGCAAGCCGGCAATGACTGTCGCAGAAGCGCTTTTACCCGACGCAGCCGTCCTCCACGGGAACCGCGCGGGTAACGTGATGTGCGGCGGTTTCGTCCAGCGCGGAGATGTCGAAGCCGGATTCGCCGCCGCCGACATCGTCGTCGAGGGTGATTTTTCAACCGGTTTCGTCGAGCACGCCTATATCGAGCCAGAAGCCGGCTATGCTATGCGCACCGGCAATCGGCTGGAAATCTATGGCTGCACGCAGGCACCGTTCATGGACCGCGACAGCATGGCCGAGATCATGGGGCTGTCGCCCGAGGACGTGCGCGTGGTGCCTTCAGCCTGCGGCGGTGGCTTCGGCTCCAAGCTTGATCTTTCCATACAGCCCTATATCGGTCTTGCCGCCTGGCTCACCAACCGGCCGGCGCGCATGGCCTATTCGCGCACCGAATCCATGCAGTCCACCACAAAGCGCCACCCCAGCGAGATCACGATCCGCATCGGTGCGACGCAAGACGGAAAGATCACTGCCCTTGAGTTCAACGGCGATTTCAACACCGGCGCCTATGCCTCCTGGGGGCCGACGGTCGCCAATCGCGTGCCGGTACACGCCTCCGGCCCCTACTTCATCGAGAACTATCGCGCGCGGAGCAGAGCGATTCACACGCACTGTCCGCCATCCGGCGCCTTCCGCGGATTCGGCGTGCCGCAGGCGGCAGTGGCACAGGAGTCCATGCTCGACGAACTGGCGCTGAAGCTTGGCATGGACCGCCTGGAACTGCGTCAGCTAAACGCGCTCGACAACGGGCAGCCGACGGTAACGGGCCAGATCTTCGACAAGGGCGTGGGCATCAGCGCCTGTCTGGAGGCGCTACGACCGGCCTGGGATCGCGCCTGCGCGCAAGCAAAGGCTCTCAACGCCGAAGCCGCGCGCTCCGGCAGCCCGCTGCGCTGGGGCACCGGCATCGCGTCCGGCTGGTACGGCTGCGGCAACACCTCGCTGCCCAACCCCTCGATCATCAAGGCCGGCATTCGCGCCGATGGCACCGTCGTCCTGCACCAGGGCGCAACCGATATCGGCCAGGGTTCGAACACCGTCATCGCCCAGATTTTCGCAACCGCGCTCGGCGTGCCCGTCTCTGCGTGCAGGCTCGTCGGCCCGGATACCGACCTGACGCCCGATGCCGGCAAAACCTCCGCCTCCCGCCAGACCTATGTTTCCGGCAATGCCGCCAGGCTTTGTGGCGAAGCGCTGAGAAAGCAGATCCTGCGGCTCGGCAATGTCTCCGACGATGCCGAGATTAAGATCGGCGACGGCGTCGTGCGCCTCGTCGACGGCGAGGTGCGCCGCACGGTTCATCTTGGAGAAGCCCTGCCTGCCAACACGGACGGCTATGTCCTCATGGCCGAGGAAAGTTACGATCCGCCGACAAGACCGCTCGACGAGAACGGCCAGGGCCATCCCTACGCGGTCTTCGGCTATGCCGCCCAACTCGTCGAACTCAGTGTCGACATGGCGCTCGGCACCGTCAAGCTGCGGAAGTTCACCGCAGCCCATGACGTCGGCAAGGCGATCAACCCGCTGCTGATCGAGGGGCAGATCCAGGGCGGCATCGCTCAGGGTGTAGGGTTTGCGCTGATGGAGGAATTCGTTCCCGGACGTACCGAGAACCTGCACGATTACCTCATCCCGACCTTCGGCGACATTCCGCCCGTCGAGACCCTGATCGTAGAGGTCGAGGACGGCCATGGGCCCTATGGCGCCAAGGGGCTCGGGGAGCATGTGCTGATCCCGACCGCGCCGGCGATCCTCAACGCAATCCGCGATGCTGCGGGCGTGCGCCTCCACCACCTGCCAGCGACGCCGGCGAAGGTGATGGCGGCGATCCGCGCCGTGATGATGAAGAACTGA
- a CDS encoding 6-hydroxynicotinate reductase, with the protein MVKQTIESTIDGKIRCDACPVMCYISEGRSGACDRYANVGGDLVRVDPLTIIESRKDNGGQLVSFLPGAEDKEWDGDLVQAKRSFVTAVGAGTTYPDYKPAPFIVSQQERGVDMVTVVTEGIFSYCGAKVKIDTDRYLGPETSAVRVEGEPVGHVTTGEYGSQMLSLGGVHHLTGGTKKEGRLTCDALMRLCNGEAVEMTIDGGAEIVVKAGTAPIINGVEEQRMRVGCGSATIGMFAKQWAQHVDEVVVVDDHITGVLSEHQAGRVLNVPATGIRIKGRRSTPGRYFQVAEPGTGWGGTNISDPLSILGAFDPKTAYPGLRLLMVSTTGEQYGYYILDENLVPALQTSLPEDIRLSVEQIAENCEPAVCSVLFMGGAGGSLRAGVTRNPVQLTRSVKEALTYVSCGGAPAYVWPGGGITVMADVTQMPANSFGYVPTPALVAPIEFTMRLDDYRRLGGHMEAVVPIEEALKVAERKVAKRQDAPWPTESQNFKWQA; encoded by the coding sequence ATGGTCAAACAAACGATCGAAAGCACCATAGACGGCAAGATCCGCTGCGATGCCTGCCCCGTGATGTGCTACATCTCAGAGGGCAGATCCGGCGCCTGCGACCGCTACGCCAATGTCGGCGGCGACCTCGTTCGCGTCGATCCCCTGACGATCATCGAGAGCCGGAAGGACAATGGCGGCCAGCTCGTTTCCTTCCTGCCGGGCGCCGAAGACAAGGAGTGGGACGGCGATCTCGTTCAGGCGAAGCGCTCCTTCGTCACCGCCGTCGGCGCCGGCACCACCTACCCGGACTACAAGCCCGCCCCTTTCATCGTCTCGCAGCAGGAACGCGGCGTCGACATGGTGACGGTCGTGACCGAGGGCATCTTCAGCTATTGCGGCGCCAAGGTGAAGATCGACACCGACCGCTATCTCGGCCCTGAAACCTCTGCCGTGCGCGTTGAAGGCGAGCCGGTTGGCCATGTCACGACCGGCGAATATGGCTCGCAGATGCTCTCCCTCGGCGGCGTCCATCATCTGACCGGCGGGACAAAGAAGGAGGGCCGCCTCACCTGCGACGCACTGATGCGGCTCTGCAATGGCGAGGCCGTGGAAATGACGATCGACGGCGGCGCGGAAATCGTCGTCAAGGCGGGTACGGCACCGATCATCAACGGTGTCGAGGAACAGCGAATGCGTGTCGGCTGCGGCTCGGCGACCATCGGCATGTTTGCCAAGCAATGGGCCCAGCACGTGGACGAGGTCGTGGTGGTCGACGACCACATCACAGGAGTTCTTTCCGAACACCAGGCGGGCCGCGTGCTGAACGTCCCGGCAACCGGCATCAGGATCAAGGGCCGCCGTTCAACCCCGGGTCGCTATTTCCAGGTGGCAGAGCCGGGCACCGGCTGGGGCGGCACCAACATATCCGATCCGCTATCAATCCTCGGCGCGTTCGACCCCAAGACCGCCTATCCCGGCCTGCGCCTTCTGATGGTCTCGACCACAGGCGAGCAATACGGCTATTACATTCTCGATGAAAACCTCGTGCCCGCGCTCCAGACGAGCCTGCCGGAGGATATCCGCTTGTCGGTCGAGCAGATCGCCGAAAATTGCGAGCCGGCCGTCTGCTCGGTGCTGTTCATGGGCGGCGCCGGAGGCAGCCTGCGCGCAGGGGTCACGCGCAATCCGGTGCAACTCACCCGCTCGGTCAAGGAGGCGCTGACCTACGTATCGTGCGGCGGCGCGCCGGCTTATGTCTGGCCCGGGGGCGGCATTACCGTAATGGCAGACGTGACGCAGATGCCGGCCAATTCCTTCGGCTACGTGCCGACCCCCGCACTCGTTGCGCCGATCGAATTCACCATGCGGCTTGACGACTACCGTAGGCTCGGCGGCCACATGGAAGCGGTCGTACCGATTGAGGAGGCGCTGAAGGTGGCAGAACGCAAGGTCGCGAAGCGCCAGGACGCTCCCTGGCCAACCGAAAGCCAGAACTTCAAGTGGCAGGCATGA